The following are encoded together in the Mesoterricola sediminis genome:
- a CDS encoding TetR/AcrR family transcriptional regulator, with product MRISRKDLERQQRRTLLLDAAARVFGRKPFDEATMQEVATEAEIGMQGLYEHFPSKQDLYEQLMERRADMFRHLAEEALAGLTEPLDQLWALAHVYARQFREQPMLLPMFIRDRVNHDWGVQSRFGERLQGIYQDEIRRLRNILQAAIDRGAVRPLDPGFLAQLCMAGLEASMNFSHHHPEEEVTTCVTRAMDSLLCGVGARP from the coding sequence ATGCGCATCTCCCGGAAAGACCTGGAACGCCAGCAGCGGAGGACCCTCCTCCTGGACGCGGCAGCCCGAGTGTTCGGACGCAAACCCTTCGACGAAGCGACCATGCAGGAGGTCGCCACCGAGGCCGAGATCGGCATGCAGGGGCTGTACGAGCACTTCCCGTCCAAGCAGGACCTGTACGAGCAACTCATGGAACGCCGGGCGGACATGTTCCGGCACCTGGCCGAGGAGGCGCTGGCGGGCCTCACCGAGCCCCTGGACCAGCTGTGGGCCCTGGCCCACGTCTACGCGCGCCAGTTCCGGGAGCAGCCCATGCTCCTGCCCATGTTCATCCGGGACCGGGTGAACCACGACTGGGGGGTCCAGTCCCGCTTCGGGGAGCGCCTCCAGGGCATCTACCAGGACGAGATCCGGCGCCTGAGGAACATCCTCCAGGCCGCCATCGACCGCGGCGCCGTGCGCCCCCTGGATCCCGGATTCCTGGCCCAGCTCTGCATGGCGGGCCTCGAGGCCTCCATGAACTTCAGCCACCACCATCCCGAGGAAGAGGTGACCACATGCGTAACCCGAGCCATGGACAGCCTGCTCTGCGGCGTGGGAGCCCGGCCGTGA
- a CDS encoding response regulator has translation MWRPYTNLSIRTKVAMALLPMVVLVVLATLHASVQMRRVERRYTELAAHQGQAQIALARANQRLYRFGMSLYRGASGGDEAGLRQAEADMEDAYREFHGFMNEAMAAVPDRAARIAKAHDQADEIMTGIRPLLARAAQGDRGALRDLQAPRHANRLETARALTTAQVDELKLEASGLRRDYARRTDRTVLVTWIVIALGLLGSSLATFLVARQEVVEVMLSLRRSILAMAEGRNEEPIDRLDQANETGEMARALAGLQRTAQDQEIQAWVKAQAGRLIERLQAARDFEAFTAELMAWISARIPILYGALYVAEDDGPAYVRAGGYALADPAHGRSFRKGEGLVGQAAADGRPLFLDTGADQDLEIQAGLGRLQVRCLVILPMLDQETVAGVLELALRDPLGRRQRALLDEALPVLAANVLILAGNLRTRRLLEATRIQAETLAVSETQLKARKEELEAANERMETQALRLAEAEERSRLILASVDEGIVGLDMDGRISFINSAGCRMLGYGPEELTGRRLHAELHHSHEDGSPYPVEACPMYLTALDGQPRLVSDEVMWRKDGTAVPVEYATTPVLKDGGSVGSVVAFRDIGARKAAERAALTAQEEVRKAKLLAEAALDLSRSGYWEQDCADPDHYVNSDRNTQIHGLAPRPGRRYHLANDWLAGVRAVDPAAADAAAAHFARVLEGAEPAYDVTYPFLRPSDGQVVWIRAKGTLQRDPDGSPRSFFGVAQDITEIKKAELEILEAKRLAEAASQAKAEFLANMSHEIRTPMNAIIGMAHLALRTGQDPRQKDYLRKIQQSGQHLLGIINDILDFSKIEAGKLSVEATEVRLDKVLENVATLISQKTQAKGLELVLDVARDVPGDLVGDPLRLGQILVNYANNAVKFTESGEIDIRVRVQEDLGAEVVLRFEVRDTGIGLTEEQQGRLFQSFQQADSSTTRRYGGTGLGLAISRRLAELMGGTVGVESEPGRGSTFWFTARLGRGQARRPLLPRPDLRGRRVLVADDNDSARQVLVDLLGAMGFRPEAVGSGAEAVAAVQGAPGTEPFEAVFLDWRMPGLDGLEAGRAIQALPLAPRPHLVMVTAYGREEVLAGAEAAGFDDILIKPVSPSMLFDAVMRAFHAGGADEQAEARGPAPAAVAGLEGVRVLLAEDNAFNQQVATELLAEAGAEVEVAPDGAAAVEMALAGAYDAVLMDMQMPVMDGLAATRRLREAGFALPIIAMTANVMQADRDRCAEAGMDDYVAKPIDPDELFAALARRVRRQAPPPAPAAPAGDLPAVPGLDAALGLKRMRGRRDLYLEMLRVFCEGQGGDAQAIREALARGDAAAAQRVAHTLKGVAGNIGAAGLQAAAETVEARLRDGLPARRELATLETGLAALIAALRPLLPAPAPADPAPGDLVARLRQLLADNDPEAEELAAAHPEPLKAALGDRAEAVLAAVRAFAFDQALALLPDGEPGARPDPGRGTP, from the coding sequence GTGTGGCGCCCGTACACCAACCTGAGCATCCGGACCAAGGTCGCCATGGCCCTCCTTCCCATGGTGGTGCTCGTGGTCCTGGCCACCCTGCACGCCTCCGTGCAGATGCGGCGGGTGGAGCGCCGGTACACCGAGCTGGCCGCCCACCAGGGGCAGGCCCAGATCGCCCTGGCCCGGGCCAACCAGCGCCTGTACCGCTTCGGCATGAGCCTGTACCGGGGGGCCTCCGGCGGCGACGAGGCCGGCCTGCGCCAGGCCGAGGCGGACATGGAGGACGCCTACCGGGAGTTCCATGGCTTCATGAACGAAGCCATGGCCGCCGTGCCGGACCGGGCGGCGCGCATCGCCAAGGCCCACGACCAGGCCGACGAGATCATGACCGGGATCCGCCCCCTTCTCGCCCGGGCGGCCCAGGGTGACCGGGGGGCCCTGCGGGACCTCCAGGCCCCCCGCCACGCCAACCGCCTGGAGACCGCGCGGGCCCTCACCACGGCCCAGGTGGACGAGCTGAAGCTGGAGGCCAGCGGGCTGCGCCGGGACTACGCGCGCAGGACGGACCGGACGGTCCTCGTCACCTGGATCGTCATCGCCCTCGGCCTGCTGGGGTCGAGCCTCGCCACCTTCCTCGTGGCCCGGCAGGAGGTGGTGGAGGTCATGCTCTCCCTCCGCCGCAGCATCCTCGCCATGGCCGAGGGGCGCAACGAAGAGCCCATCGACCGGCTCGACCAGGCCAACGAGACCGGGGAGATGGCCCGGGCCCTGGCGGGGCTGCAGCGCACCGCCCAGGACCAGGAGATCCAGGCCTGGGTGAAGGCCCAGGCCGGACGGCTCATCGAGCGGCTCCAGGCCGCCCGGGACTTCGAAGCCTTCACCGCCGAGCTCATGGCCTGGATCTCGGCCCGCATCCCCATCCTCTACGGAGCCCTCTACGTGGCCGAGGACGACGGGCCCGCCTACGTCCGGGCCGGGGGGTACGCCCTCGCGGACCCCGCCCACGGACGGTCCTTCCGCAAGGGGGAGGGGCTCGTGGGCCAGGCGGCGGCCGACGGGCGGCCCCTGTTCCTGGACACGGGCGCCGACCAGGACCTGGAGATCCAGGCCGGCCTCGGCCGGCTCCAGGTGCGCTGCCTCGTGATCCTGCCGATGCTGGACCAGGAGACCGTGGCCGGCGTGCTGGAGCTGGCCCTGCGGGATCCCCTGGGGCGGCGCCAGCGGGCCCTGCTGGACGAGGCCCTGCCGGTGCTGGCCGCCAACGTCCTGATCCTCGCGGGCAACCTCCGGACCCGTCGCCTCCTGGAGGCCACCCGGATCCAGGCCGAGACCCTGGCCGTGTCCGAGACCCAGCTGAAGGCCCGCAAGGAGGAACTGGAGGCCGCCAACGAGCGCATGGAGACCCAGGCCCTCCGCCTCGCCGAGGCCGAGGAGCGGTCCCGCCTCATCCTCGCGTCGGTGGACGAGGGGATCGTGGGCCTGGACATGGACGGGCGCATCTCCTTCATCAACTCCGCCGGCTGCCGCATGCTGGGCTACGGCCCGGAGGAACTCACCGGCCGCAGGCTCCACGCTGAACTCCACCACAGCCACGAGGACGGCAGCCCCTACCCGGTGGAGGCCTGCCCCATGTACCTCACCGCCCTGGACGGCCAGCCCCGCCTGGTCAGCGACGAGGTGATGTGGCGCAAGGACGGCACGGCCGTTCCCGTGGAATACGCCACCACGCCCGTGCTGAAGGACGGCGGCAGCGTGGGCTCGGTGGTGGCCTTCCGGGACATCGGCGCCCGCAAGGCCGCGGAGCGCGCCGCCCTGACCGCCCAGGAGGAGGTGCGCAAGGCCAAGCTCCTCGCCGAGGCGGCCCTGGATCTCAGCCGCTCGGGCTACTGGGAGCAGGACTGCGCCGACCCGGACCACTACGTCAACTCCGACCGGAACACCCAGATCCACGGCCTCGCCCCCCGGCCCGGACGCCGTTACCACCTGGCCAACGACTGGCTCGCCGGGGTCCGGGCCGTGGACCCCGCCGCCGCCGACGCGGCCGCGGCCCATTTCGCCCGGGTCCTGGAGGGGGCCGAACCGGCCTACGACGTCACCTACCCCTTCCTGCGGCCCTCGGACGGCCAGGTCGTGTGGATCCGGGCCAAGGGCACCCTGCAGCGCGACCCCGACGGCTCCCCGCGCTCGTTCTTCGGGGTGGCCCAGGACATCACGGAGATCAAGAAGGCCGAACTGGAGATCCTCGAGGCCAAGCGCCTCGCCGAGGCGGCCTCCCAGGCCAAGGCCGAATTCCTGGCCAACATGAGCCATGAGATCCGGACGCCCATGAACGCCATCATCGGCATGGCCCACCTGGCCCTGCGCACCGGCCAGGATCCCCGCCAGAAGGACTACCTGCGGAAGATCCAGCAGTCCGGACAGCACCTGCTGGGCATCATCAACGACATCCTGGACTTCTCCAAGATCGAGGCCGGCAAGCTCTCGGTGGAGGCCACCGAGGTCCGCCTGGACAAGGTCCTGGAGAACGTGGCCACCCTCATCTCCCAGAAGACCCAGGCCAAGGGGCTGGAGCTGGTGCTCGACGTGGCGCGGGACGTGCCAGGGGACCTGGTGGGCGATCCCCTCCGCCTGGGCCAGATCCTCGTCAACTACGCCAACAACGCCGTCAAGTTCACCGAGTCGGGCGAGATCGACATCCGCGTCCGGGTCCAGGAGGACCTGGGGGCCGAGGTCGTCCTCCGCTTCGAGGTGCGGGACACGGGGATCGGCCTGACCGAGGAGCAGCAGGGCCGCCTCTTCCAGAGCTTCCAGCAGGCGGATTCCTCCACCACGCGCCGCTACGGCGGCACGGGCCTGGGGCTGGCCATCTCCCGGCGCCTCGCGGAGCTCATGGGCGGCACCGTGGGCGTGGAGAGCGAGCCCGGGCGGGGGTCCACGTTCTGGTTCACGGCCCGGCTGGGCCGGGGCCAGGCGCGCCGCCCCCTCCTCCCCCGCCCCGACCTGCGGGGCCGCCGGGTCCTCGTCGCCGACGACAACGACAGCGCCCGGCAGGTCCTGGTGGACCTCCTGGGCGCCATGGGCTTCCGGCCCGAGGCGGTGGGCTCCGGGGCCGAGGCGGTGGCCGCCGTCCAGGGCGCCCCCGGGACCGAGCCCTTCGAGGCGGTCTTCCTGGACTGGCGGATGCCGGGCCTGGACGGGCTGGAGGCGGGCCGCGCCATCCAGGCCCTGCCCCTGGCGCCGCGGCCCCACCTGGTGATGGTCACCGCCTACGGCCGCGAGGAGGTCCTGGCCGGGGCCGAGGCCGCCGGGTTCGACGACATCCTCATCAAGCCCGTGTCGCCCTCCATGCTCTTCGACGCGGTGATGCGCGCCTTCCACGCGGGCGGCGCCGACGAGCAGGCGGAGGCCCGCGGCCCGGCCCCGGCGGCCGTGGCCGGCCTGGAGGGCGTCCGGGTCCTCCTGGCCGAGGACAACGCCTTCAACCAGCAGGTGGCCACGGAGCTGCTCGCGGAGGCGGGCGCCGAGGTGGAGGTGGCCCCCGACGGCGCCGCGGCCGTGGAGATGGCCCTCGCCGGCGCCTACGACGCCGTCCTCATGGACATGCAGATGCCGGTGATGGACGGCCTGGCCGCGACCCGGAGGCTCCGGGAGGCGGGCTTCGCCCTCCCCATCATCGCCATGACGGCCAATGTCATGCAGGCCGACCGCGACCGCTGCGCCGAGGCCGGCATGGACGACTACGTGGCCAAGCCCATCGACCCCGACGAGCTCTTCGCCGCCCTGGCGCGCCGCGTCCGGCGCCAGGCCCCGCCCCCTGCCCCGGCCGCGCCCGCCGGGGACCTGCCCGCGGTCCCGGGCCTGGACGCGGCCCTGGGCCTCAAGCGCATGCGGGGCCGCCGGGACCTGTACCTGGAGATGCTCCGGGTCTTCTGCGAGGGCCAGGGCGGCGACGCCCAGGCCATCCGCGAGGCCCTGGCCCGGGGGGACGCGGCCGCCGCCCAGCGGGTGGCCCACACCCTCAAGGGGGTCGCCGGCAACATCGGGGCGGCCGGCCTCCAGGCGGCGGCGGAAACCGTGGAGGCCCGCCTGCGGGACGGCCTCCCCGCGCGCCGCGAGCTGGCCACCCTGGAAACCGGGCTGGCGGCGCTCATCGCGGCCCTGCGGCCCCTCCTCCCCGCCCCCGCGCCGGCGGACCCGGCCCCCGGGGACCTGGTGGCCCGCCTCCGCCAGCTCCTGGCGGACAACGACCCCGAAGCGGAAGAGCTGGCGGCTGCCCACCCGGAGCCGCTGAAGGCCGCCCTGGGGGACCGGGCGGAGGCCGTCCTGGCCGCCGTCCGCGCCTTCGCATTCGACCAGGCCCTCGCCCTCCTCCCTGACGGGGAGCCGGGCGCCCGCCCCGATCCCGGCCGAGGAACGCCATGA
- a CDS encoding methylated-DNA--[protein]-cysteine S-methyltransferase, with translation MSDSDYSRVARVIRHLEEQAEDQPDLARLASLVGLSPFHVQRMFHRWAGITPKAFLQCLTLARAKAQLAEARSLLEASQAVGLSGTGRLHDLFLSLEAMTPGDYKRGGAGLVLRWGLHPTPFGPALFTATPRGLCGLAFVDGDPGPALAEVQAAWPGAVLREDPAATAPLAREVDARMSGGTPGPLALVLKGSPFQVQVWKALLRIPEGRLASYQVLADLAGHPGAARAAGGALAANPIAYLIPCHRVIRSTGAVGDYHWGSERKRLLLAVEGARALAG, from the coding sequence ATGTCCGACAGCGACTACAGCCGGGTGGCCCGGGTCATCCGGCACCTGGAAGAGCAGGCGGAAGACCAGCCCGATCTCGCCCGTCTGGCCAGCCTCGTGGGTCTGAGCCCCTTCCATGTGCAACGCATGTTCCACCGCTGGGCCGGCATCACCCCCAAGGCCTTCCTCCAGTGCCTGACCCTGGCCCGCGCCAAGGCGCAGTTGGCGGAGGCCCGGAGCCTCCTGGAGGCCAGCCAGGCCGTTGGCCTTTCGGGCACCGGCCGGCTCCATGACCTCTTCCTCAGCCTCGAGGCCATGACCCCCGGCGACTACAAGCGGGGCGGCGCTGGCCTGGTCCTGCGCTGGGGCCTCCACCCCACCCCCTTCGGCCCGGCCCTCTTCACGGCCACTCCCCGGGGTCTCTGCGGCCTCGCCTTCGTGGACGGGGACCCGGGACCCGCCCTCGCGGAGGTCCAGGCCGCCTGGCCCGGGGCCGTCCTCCGGGAGGACCCGGCCGCCACCGCCCCCCTGGCCCGGGAGGTGGATGCCCGGATGTCCGGCGGAACCCCCGGCCCCCTCGCCCTGGTCCTGAAGGGTTCCCCCTTCCAGGTCCAGGTGTGGAAGGCCCTGCTCCGCATCCCCGAAGGGCGGCTGGCCTCGTACCAGGTGCTCGCGGACCTGGCCGGCCACCCAGGGGCCGCCCGAGCTGCCGGCGGCGCCCTGGCCGCCAATCCCATCGCCTACCTCATCCCCTGCCACCGGGTCATCCGCAGCACCGGCGCCGTGGGCGACTACCACTGGGGTTCCGAGCGCAAGCGCCTCCTCCTGGCCGTGGAAGGCGCCCGGGCCCTCGCCGGGTGA
- a CDS encoding HD-GYP domain-containing protein, producing MTDDLRKTLLVVDDTPDNLKLMGGLLKDRYRVRIANSGPKALAVAAADPAPDLILLDIMMPGMDGYEVCRGLKADPRTRDIPVIFLTAMTAEESEEKGLALGAVDYITKPISPPIVLARVEAHLRLKESADFLRDKAVFLESEVARRTRDITAIQDVTILAMASLAETRDTDTGNHIRRTQAYVKALAEHLAGNPRFSGELDPGRIAMLFKSAPLHDIGKVGIPDRILLKPGRFTPEEFEIMKTHAALGREAIEHAERALGTPVEFLALAKEIAYAHHEKWDGTGYPEGLSGDDIPVSARLMALADVYDALISRRVYKQGLPHAEAAGIILAGAGSHFDPDVAAAFDALQPEFQAIAAAFADADSDMERKKAYLDLSSGT from the coding sequence ATGACCGACGACCTGCGCAAGACCCTCCTCGTGGTGGACGACACCCCGGACAACCTCAAGCTCATGGGGGGCCTCCTCAAGGACCGCTACCGCGTGCGGATCGCCAACAGCGGCCCCAAGGCCCTCGCCGTGGCCGCCGCGGACCCAGCGCCCGACCTCATCCTGCTGGACATCATGATGCCCGGCATGGACGGCTACGAGGTCTGCCGCGGCCTGAAGGCCGACCCCCGCACCCGCGACATCCCGGTGATCTTCCTGACGGCCATGACCGCGGAGGAGAGCGAGGAGAAGGGCCTCGCCCTGGGCGCGGTCGACTACATCACCAAGCCCATCAGCCCCCCCATCGTCCTGGCCCGGGTGGAGGCCCATCTGCGCCTCAAGGAGAGCGCGGACTTCCTGCGGGACAAGGCCGTCTTCCTGGAGTCCGAGGTGGCGCGGCGGACCCGGGACATCACCGCCATCCAGGACGTGACCATCCTGGCGATGGCCTCCCTGGCCGAGACCCGGGACACGGACACCGGGAACCACATCCGCCGCACCCAGGCCTACGTGAAGGCCCTGGCCGAGCACCTCGCCGGCAACCCCCGCTTCTCGGGGGAGCTGGACCCCGGCCGCATCGCCATGCTCTTCAAGTCGGCCCCCCTGCACGACATCGGCAAGGTGGGCATCCCCGACCGCATCCTCCTCAAGCCCGGACGCTTCACCCCCGAGGAGTTCGAGATCATGAAGACCCACGCCGCCCTGGGGCGGGAGGCCATCGAGCACGCCGAACGCGCCCTCGGCACCCCCGTGGAGTTCCTGGCCCTGGCCAAGGAGATCGCCTACGCCCACCACGAGAAGTGGGACGGCACCGGCTACCCCGAGGGCCTGAGCGGGGACGACATCCCCGTCTCGGCCCGCCTCATGGCCCTGGCCGACGTGTACGACGCCCTGATCAGCCGCCGGGTCTACAAGCAGGGCCTCCCCCACGCCGAAGCCGCCGGGATCATCCTCGCCGGGGCCGGCAGCCACTTCGACCCCGACGTGGCAGCCGCCTTCGACGCCCTCCAGCCCGAATTCCAGGCCATCGCCGCCGCCTTCGCCGACGCCGACTCCGACATGGAGCGCAAGAAGGCCTATCTCGACCTCTCGTCAGGAACCTAG
- a CDS encoding (Fe-S)-binding protein produces MLRSDAPHVFAPGCALLLHKPHLAARIGAFLGRPDPMPEHLTCCHHTPDLAPGTVVINVCPGCDRRYRQDYPGIRTVSLWEVLAESLDFPFPDYGGRAMAIQDACPTRTEDRVHAAVRTLLSRMNIRVVEPDQTRTRSVCCGDSAYGALPVDQVKAQMTRRAASMPCPEVVVYCVSCVKSMHLGGRRPRHLVDLLFGEPTPVGTCDPDAWHAEVQAFIDSH; encoded by the coding sequence ATGCTGAGATCCGATGCCCCCCACGTCTTCGCGCCCGGCTGCGCTCTCCTCCTTCACAAGCCCCACCTGGCAGCCCGCATCGGCGCCTTCCTGGGCCGCCCGGACCCGATGCCCGAGCACCTGACCTGCTGCCACCACACCCCGGACCTGGCCCCCGGCACCGTGGTCATCAACGTCTGTCCGGGTTGCGACCGGCGCTACCGGCAGGACTACCCGGGCATCCGCACCGTGTCCCTGTGGGAGGTCCTGGCCGAGTCCCTGGACTTCCCCTTCCCCGACTATGGGGGCCGCGCCATGGCCATCCAGGACGCCTGCCCCACCCGCACGGAGGACCGGGTCCACGCCGCCGTGCGGACCCTCCTCTCCCGCATGAACATCCGGGTGGTGGAGCCGGACCAGACGCGCACCCGGTCCGTGTGCTGCGGGGACAGCGCCTACGGCGCCCTGCCCGTGGACCAGGTGAAGGCCCAGATGACCCGCCGTGCCGCCTCCATGCCCTGCCCCGAAGTCGTGGTGTACTGCGTCTCCTGCGTCAAATCCATGCACCTGGGCGGCCGGAGGCCCCGCCACCTGGTGGATCTGCTCTTCGGCGAACCGACCCCCGTGGGCACCTGCGACCCCGACGCCTGGCACGCGGAGGTCCAGGCCTTCATCGACAGCCACTGA
- a CDS encoding threonine/serine exporter family protein codes for MTQPAPSPELAFTLRLGQTLQAFGESAQTVEEALGRVARHLGLEGAVYATPTGLLTTFGRDGAPARTDLIRTAAYGADLERLAETGDLVDRVLADRIGAEAALRELEALTARPPRHGPGRMAGAYALSALGMAVVFGGGWREALLSAVIGLLVGIAAQVLDRHRTQISLLPLAGGLISSLGGLALGALFPAVSNPVLILSGFIVLVPGLGLLVSMQELGTGNLVAGTSRLMGTGFVLLLMASGVALGQRIGGGWLRGTPPDPAPLPAWAVLPAIALASLGFLMVFRGARRDYPWTFLASLLAYAAAKAGAALLGPEVGAGAAALALGAACNHYAKLTRRPGAVLLLPSLMLILPGSLGFRSFLLMLHKQTLEGLQAGFQSIFVAVALMLGLLLANVLVPRRRF; via the coding sequence ATGACCCAGCCCGCCCCTTCCCCAGAACTGGCCTTCACCCTCCGCCTCGGGCAGACCCTGCAGGCCTTCGGGGAGAGCGCCCAGACGGTGGAGGAGGCCCTGGGCCGGGTCGCCCGGCACCTGGGCCTGGAGGGGGCGGTGTACGCCACGCCGACCGGCCTCCTGACCACCTTTGGCCGGGACGGGGCCCCGGCGCGCACGGACCTCATCCGCACGGCGGCCTACGGGGCGGATCTGGAGCGGCTGGCCGAGACGGGCGACCTCGTGGACCGCGTCCTGGCGGACCGCATCGGGGCCGAGGCCGCCCTGCGGGAGCTGGAGGCCCTCACCGCGCGGCCCCCCCGCCACGGGCCGGGGCGCATGGCCGGCGCCTACGCGCTGTCGGCCCTGGGCATGGCCGTGGTGTTCGGGGGCGGCTGGCGGGAAGCCCTCCTCAGCGCCGTCATCGGCCTGCTGGTGGGCATCGCCGCCCAGGTGCTGGACCGCCACCGCACCCAGATCAGCCTGCTGCCCCTCGCCGGGGGCCTCATCAGCAGCCTGGGCGGGCTGGCCCTGGGGGCCCTCTTCCCCGCCGTGTCGAATCCGGTGCTCATCCTCAGCGGCTTCATCGTGCTGGTGCCCGGCCTGGGCCTCCTGGTCTCCATGCAGGAACTGGGCACGGGGAACCTGGTCGCGGGCACCTCCCGGCTGATGGGGACGGGCTTCGTCCTCCTCCTGATGGCTTCGGGCGTGGCCCTCGGCCAGCGCATCGGCGGCGGCTGGCTGCGGGGGACGCCGCCGGATCCGGCGCCCCTGCCGGCCTGGGCCGTCCTGCCCGCCATCGCCCTCGCCTCCCTCGGCTTCCTCATGGTCTTCCGGGGCGCCCGCCGCGACTATCCCTGGACCTTCCTGGCGAGCCTCCTGGCCTACGCCGCCGCCAAGGCGGGCGCCGCCCTCCTGGGCCCCGAGGTGGGGGCCGGCGCGGCCGCCCTGGCCCTGGGGGCCGCCTGCAACCACTACGCCAAGCTCACCCGGCGCCCAGGGGCCGTCCTCCTGCTGCCATCCCTCATGCTCATCCTCCCCGGCAGCCTCGGCTTCCGGAGCTTCCTGCTCATGCTGCACAAGCAGACCCTGGAGGGCCTCCAGGCGGGATTCCAGTCGATCTTCGTGGCGGTGGCCCTGATGCTGGGCCTCCTCCTGGCCAACGTCCTCGTCCCGAGGCGCCGATTCTAG
- a CDS encoding TolC family protein produces MRALLTGAALLLAAAQLPAAPLTLPEALRTAARNSLKAETARVERAKALEETAQVKSLYLPEVELDGGHLNLQHQPKLMGEPLTIAGMHVGPLVSPLADTSSWRWKLSVNYLVYDFGKRGRALDAVRSKEAAIGAREDGEVRRTQAEVASRYVGLLHLKAQRRVLAQRRKAIEDHLKIVKDLYQQGVVARNDLLRTEVALRTVGDAERALDSAESGAREALNVAMGLDPAAALELPDDLAAPPAVPWTETEARARAEAANEGVKALQAKVKALDSQVALKRGDYTPNIVASAFHSYEQNTWTPNPNQNGLYLGVSWKLFDGARASRVRAAASEAELGRRQLREAGHQAGNAAAAAWREYQVALQEARTSEANVAASEENFRILEDQYREGLAPSSDALDAEALLADSRFALAARRYRAYAQQAALLAVIGEDLPAFYERSTVKEP; encoded by the coding sequence GTGAGGGCCCTCCTCACCGGCGCCGCGCTGCTCCTGGCCGCGGCCCAGCTCCCCGCCGCCCCCCTCACCCTGCCGGAGGCCCTGCGCACCGCGGCCCGGAACAGCCTCAAGGCCGAGACGGCCCGGGTGGAGCGGGCCAAGGCCCTGGAGGAGACCGCGCAGGTCAAGAGCCTCTACCTCCCCGAGGTCGAGCTGGACGGCGGGCACCTCAACCTCCAGCACCAGCCCAAGCTCATGGGCGAGCCCCTCACCATCGCGGGCATGCACGTGGGCCCCCTGGTGAGTCCCCTGGCCGACACCTCCTCCTGGCGCTGGAAGCTCTCGGTCAACTACCTGGTCTACGACTTCGGCAAGCGCGGCCGCGCCCTGGACGCGGTCCGGAGCAAGGAGGCCGCCATCGGCGCCCGCGAGGACGGCGAGGTCCGCCGGACCCAGGCGGAGGTCGCCTCCCGCTACGTGGGCCTCCTGCACCTCAAGGCCCAGCGCCGGGTGCTCGCCCAGCGGCGGAAGGCCATCGAGGACCACCTGAAGATCGTGAAGGACCTGTACCAGCAGGGCGTGGTGGCCCGCAACGACCTCCTGCGCACGGAGGTGGCCCTGCGCACCGTGGGCGACGCCGAGCGCGCCCTCGACAGCGCCGAGTCCGGCGCCCGCGAGGCCCTCAACGTGGCCATGGGGCTCGATCCCGCCGCCGCGCTGGAACTCCCCGACGACCTCGCCGCGCCGCCGGCGGTGCCCTGGACCGAGACCGAGGCCCGGGCCCGCGCCGAGGCCGCCAACGAGGGCGTGAAGGCCCTCCAGGCCAAGGTGAAGGCCCTGGACAGCCAGGTCGCCCTGAAGCGCGGCGACTACACGCCCAATATCGTCGCCTCCGCCTTCCATTCGTACGAGCAGAACACCTGGACCCCCAACCCCAACCAGAACGGGCTCTACCTGGGGGTTTCCTGGAAACTCTTCGACGGCGCCCGGGCCTCGCGGGTCCGCGCCGCGGCCAGCGAGGCCGAGCTGGGCCGGCGGCAGCTCCGGGAGGCCGGTCACCAGGCCGGCAATGCCGCGGCCGCCGCCTGGCGCGAGTACCAGGTGGCCCTCCAGGAGGCCCGCACCTCCGAGGCCAACGTGGCGGCCTCCGAGGAGAACTTCCGCATCCTCGAGGACCAGTACCGGGAGGGCCTGGCCCCGAGCTCGGACGCCCTCGACGCGGAGGCCCTGCTCGCCGACAGCCGCTTCGCCCTCGCCGCCCGCCGCTACCGCGCCTACGCCCAGCAGGCCGCCCTGCTCGCCGTGATCGGCGAGGACCTGCCCGCCTTCTACGAACGTTCGACCGTCAAGGAGCCGTGA